The genomic DNA CGCCCCCCAAAATTAGCTGTAGGACCCCCGGGCACCTGGGCATCACAGGACATCCTGATCCCGCAAAGTCCCGCACCCCTACAGGGGATACTAACCTGGTGATAATGTAAGGACCAAAACAGATCACGAACGACCCtataaaaatactgattttcttGGTAGCCCGCtgcctcctccttttctgctcgTTTAGACAGCGCTGCTTCACACTACGGAGGGAAAAGAGCAGTAAGGGTGTTAAGGCAAGAAGGGAGGAGGTGAAAAGTGAGTCCAAGGAAGAGGGGAAGAGCTCCACGCCCGAAAGCacccgggaagggaagggcgAGGAAGGCAGCCCCGAGGAGAGGAAGGCAGCCCggaggggaggagggcagcccggaggggaggagggcagcccggaggggaggagggcagcCCCGAGGAGAGGAGGGCAGCCTCCCGGAGGAGAGGAGGGCAGCCCGGAGGAAAGGAGGGCAGCCCGGAGGAGAGGAGGGCAGCCCCGAGGAGAGGAGGGCAGCCCGGAGGAGAGGAGGGCAGCCCGGAGGAGAGGAGGGCAGCCCCGAGGGGAGGAGGGCAGCCCggaggggaggagggcagcccggaggggaggagggcagccccgaggggaggagggcagcccggagggagaggagggcagCCCGGAGGAGAGGAGGGCAGCCCggaggggaggagggcagcCCCGAGGGGAGGAGGGCAGCCTCCCGGAGGAGAGGAGGGCAGCCCGGAGGAGAGGAGGGCAGCCCCGAGGGAGAGGAGGGCAGCCCggaggggaggagggcagcCTCCCggaggggaggagggcagcCCCGAGGGGAGGAGGGCAGCCTCCCggaggggaggagggcagccccgaggggaggagggcagcccggaggggaggagggcagcCCCGAGGGGAGGAGGGCAGCCCCGAGGGGGGGAGCATAGCCCCAGCCCTGCCGAGCCTCGGGACGATCGCACTCGGCAAAGCAGTGCCTCCCGCTTGAAGGGAGCTCAGGCAAGTGGCATAACCCGGAGAGCCCGGTTAGCGTTCAAACAGAGAAGGCTACAAATGCACAAGTCACCGTTCCTGGCACTGTCAGCAGCGTCTGAAAACAGAGGCAGGAGCGCTCGGGACAGGCAGGAAAGGGTGCTGGGGAGGTGGGAGATCGCTTCTTTCTGCCTGGGGTAACTACCGCTGGTGACCGGGGGCTGTGGGTCCGAGTGCGCACCATTACCTGGGGTGGATATCCACCAGCAAAACCAGAGTCTGCATGGTAATAATGTCTATCCGCTTGCAGTGGAACCGGGCAACTTTCAACACCTTTAAATAGGTGAAACACAAGATCACCAGAGACAGCATGAAACTGGTGGAGTGAAAGACAATGGTGAACACTGTAAACCTTCTCCTCTCCGTCTCTTCCTTCAGGTGTAAGGTGCAAGAGGCATAAACGCTGTTGTAATCTACCCACGAGTAAAACAAGGATACCAAGGGGAACGTGAGGGAGTGGAGCCACGAGTAGCCCATCAGTATCACAGCGTCCTTATACCGCATCTTGCTGGTGTAGCTCAGGGGGAACACCACGGCAATCCATTTGTCGATGCTGAGCGCTGCCATGCTCAGCATTGTGTTGGAAGTCAGGAAAGTTTCCAGGAAACCCACCGCCTTGCAGACGCAGCCCCCGAGGGGTTGCTGGTTCCTCAGGATGCCCAGCAGGGTAAAAGGCATGTTCAGAACGGTGAGAAGCAGGTTGCAGAAAGATAAGTTCACCAGGAAAACCCCGGCGACCTGCTTGCGGATCTCCGTACTGTAGACGAAGCATAGCAGCACCAGGAGGTTGGAGAGCAGAGAGACGACCAGCACCAGCACGAGgagcagcgccagcagcacGCCTGCCAAGTCCATCTCTCAGCGGGTCGTCTGGAGCGGGCgagggcaggaggaagggggcACCCGCGCCGGCACCGCAGCCTCGCCTGCCGCCCACCGCGGCCGCCCGCGCATGGTGCCGGCGGCGGGgcaggggccggggcagcgcccgGGGCAGCGGGAAGGGCAGCGCCGGGCAGCGGAGTCGAGAGAGGGGcgaggggagcggggccggccggCGGGACGGGGCAGAGGggggaggacagggacagcggGGCGGGGGCTCTCTGACAGCAGTCAGGCTGCGGGGGGGAGCGGGGCTCGGGAGAGCGTGGCCGGAGCCGAGGGTAGATGCTGCAGCGACCGGATCGGGAGATAGGGGGTAAGGGGGGTACCCGAGAATCGGAGCTGGAATAGGGGCCCGAGGCGCTGTGCTCCTGGCGCTGTCCGCGGTGCTGAAGCGGCGCTGCCCCGACGGCCGCCCCGCTCTCCCTCAGGCCGCCGAGCGCGGTCCCCGCAGCGCCCGAGCCCGCGCCCCCTccgcgccccgccgccgctccgctccgccgGGCGCACGGCCTCCGCAGGCTCTGAGCATCTTCCCCGTGCCCAGCCCCTCAAATACTCCAGCCGCGGAGCCTCCCGCAGCGACTCATGCGCAGACGAGCGGCTGCGAGGCACAGGCTCAGCCAGGGATCGCGGCGTCGGGCTGATCCACTCCCGGATGGCGGGCGAGAGCAGCAGCAACCCAACTTTCCGCTAGCGTGCAGCTCAGGAAGATGAGAGACCAGGAGATGAGTTACTGGGATGAGTCTGATCCCTGCGCTGTGCTCAGGCACACCCTGAGTGCACCAGCTGTATCTAGTGCTCCTGAAACCTGTTCAAAATCTGGTGTCTGTGCCCCTTGGCAGGCACTCCCCCTTCCATCTGAGGGATTGTTTGCCCTTTTCCCGCTACAATGCTTGCTGTGGTTGCCCTCTGGGTATTCACACCGGCACGCTGCTGACCAGTGAGGGACGTTTCTCGGTTAGAGACTCCACTTTGAGTGCTTGGACTCACCAGCTGGTTGAACAAGTAGCCAAATTAGGGTGATGCTGGCACACTCTGTGGAAAACTAAAGTCTCTCTCTTTAGCAGTTTCCAGTCACACTGATAACACGGTAGTGTGGTGGTCAGAAAGGTTTTATCTGTTATCACATTCTGACAAAAGCTGAAAAGACAGACAAGAAAGAGGACAGAAATTCCCCCCTGCAGTTGTCAGAAATGTAGATCACGTGGCTAATTCCCAAAAATGCTGTGAATctttgtcttaaaaaaaaaaaaaaaaaaaaaaaaaaaaaaagagagagagagagagagagaaaagagactAAGTGACTAAGTTTTGGTGCATCAAAAGACTGGTACAGAAAAAAGCTGCCATGTCTAATCACTGTCACATTTTACAGTTGATCGCCAGAACtgacacaaagaaaaaggagaagaaaaggtaGCTTTCCTACTGTCCAAAATTACTGTTAATATCCTAAGGAAATGCTGTATTGTATATATTGTCCCTTTAGTGTAGCCTTGTCACGCAAGTGTGACCACTGTGTGAATAACTGTACATAAAACTGCTTAAAAGAGCCTGAAGGCAATGCGGGTTTTGTTGGGCTTTTTCCCCCAAGAGTAGTTAAAGTTTTGGATCAGGCCCTAATTGAAAAGCTTGCTATGGTAAATTATATGTCTTAAGGaaagagcaaagcagcaagACATGAGATGTGTTATTTGGAAGTGAACCAGTGCAGTACTACTCCTCGGGATGGAAAGAAAGTGAATGTTTTCTTTGATCAGAAAGCTGCCATTTCCAAAGTTTAAAAAGTGCAGATACATTTGACAGGGCTTATGCTTGATGAACAAAAATCCAATATATATCTGTGTAAGCAtttgagggaaaagaaatctatAAAAGCATGACAATACCAGTTTCCTCAGCATTCAATTGTTGCACTTCTATCATCAGAGAGCCAAAAATGTTTGGGAAGGGTTGGGAAGAAATGAACCATCATGGGAGAACCTGGCTGTATCCTTATAGAGCAAAGGTTCTGCAATTACTCCCTCCCCCACAGCAGCAATTCTTACAGCTCCTACTAGTCAGAACCCATATATGACCTACCTTTCATTTAACAGTATCACAAGGTAATGGGGTTTTATGTCAGCCATCTGGGAATAGAGGCTTTCTGAGTAGTGGTGTCACTGTTGGGGCTATTTGATATCATCACAGAGACAACCTAGATGTGCTGTTCCCCTACTGGGATAGCTACCTGAGAAGCTGTTTCCTCTTGGATGCAGAGAGAGGGCAacttctgtctctctctttctctctctcttctacACATACATGCATACATAATTTCTCCTATATGGCCTTTTCAAATGAAGAACAAATTGTTTCTCAAAACTGATGCAGAGAATACATTGAAATAGgacaagaaaatgcaaagaataCATTGAAATaggacaagaaaataaaaaagtggcaaaaagacaggagaaaaattGTTCTGATTTTTTCAGATGTATAGTGAGTTTTACAGTACCCTGCAACAATATTCTGGACGCAAACAACCCAGTAGAGATGACTTTGTTGGATTTCTCCTTTTGCTTTCAGTGGAACTTTGTCAATATGTGACAAGTTAAACGTGCACATAACTTCCTTTAGGATGTGAGTCCTCTGCTGACTCTTTCCCATTTACAGTCAGCAACCCTGTAACACTTCATACCAGACACCTTTCAGTCTTACTTGCAGCTTATGAGGCTGGGAACAGTCACTTACTTGAGACCAGAAGGCTCAGACTTGCTGTGGTGGGCTTGCAAATGTGGGCACTGCCTCCTTAGCCCCTGGAAACACAAATGCTGCCTTTTCACATATCAGCAGACAAAGCTTATATAATTCCAAATGCTCACAGCAGTCATACTAAACACATGTATTTTCCCAATCAAGATCTTCCAGTATTTATCAAAGATGCTGTTTTGGTGGAAACTGGGGACTGTAGAGACTGCTGCAGTACgattaagaaaaggaaaaataaagatgttcTTGTCAATAATTATCCCTTAATAAACACAGTCTATTTAGTTAACACAGATTAGGTAAGTACTTGAGACTTTTATTCTAACAACTGCATCATTCATTAAATCTACACATTCATCTGTTCTAAATGTTGACCACAACTTATTTGATTTAATGGTGAATGGGCTGCATTTGTTGGAAAAAATAGGGTAAGAATCAAATTCCTTTTTTAGTTTCACTCCAGGAGAGATGTGTCATGCAAATTTCAGTGTACATCAGAACTGCACATAATTCAGCTCTAATCAATGTATTCTGCAAAGGCTAGGAACACATTTAATTTGGTTCTAATTTTAAGAAAGCACCATGAAAGAAGGAAACCTCAAACAAATTATATCAATTAATTCAAAAGTACAGAGAAAAGCAACCCTTTTCCTCTGATTCTCTTATGACAGGTGAAGAGAgggaaattaaattatattaaccAATATGGGGGGAAATGGAATGACTCATGGAACTGATGTTACGAAAAAAGCTTTTTACTTCTAGGGCACTTACTAAAAAGTGACCCATTTCAAAAGTGAGTAAGACTGGTTAATACTCGTGAGCTTTTTCAATATGTCCTGTAAATAGATCTGGTACTGATAGATCCTGACAAGCACTGAGATATCTCTTCTCACTTCCACAATGACTGCAGGTGTGTTATTGTTTTCATGTTACATTTAGCTAATGAAGCTTTAGTGAAGTCAGAGTCCTTCAAGTCTCAGcaacaatttattttccttattattcttttgttcttttttgttgcCCCTCTTTCTTTTCAGAGGCCTATTTTATTAGGATTTGAACTATAGAGTCTTTGAGCAAGCAGGGCTACTAcacaaatacagattttatGCTTTCTGGAACAATGAGACAAATAAGTAAGCAGATAGTAGTATTGTGACAAGTGACATCCTGTTAGTCCCGAAAGAAAAGATGTGAAGCCTGACTCATCAGTCTAATACAATTCTGAAAGACTGTTCTTGTGGCAGAATTCCAGTAGGCACATTTACCACCTGTGGAATGACTTTGTCCTAAAGATCTTCCTAAAATGGAACAAAGAAAAACTCCATGTGTGTAAAGCCCACACATTCCTTCACTAAGCCTCTacttttcagggaaaaaatttGGAGCAGAAATATGAAGCTCAGCCATGCCACAATTTTGCAGACTGAAATTGCTTCAAAATTGCCTAAGTACTATAATGAGGAATCTCAAAGTTCAACAGATAATCTTGTAGCTGTATCAAAAGTCTACACTCACAAAAACCTTTTGAGTGATATTTCTGTTTATGAAAACTAGATAGATTCCTACAGTCTGCAAAAATTGACCTCAAAATTATTCCAGAagacaatatttatttttttttaaagatggaGGGCAACAGaactggtgaagggtctggagcacaaatcttgtgagtggctgagggagctgggcttgtttaACCTGGAAAAATGAGACACATGGAGAACCTTATCACTCTATGCAATTACCTGAAAAGGAGTTGTAGACAGGTGGGGTCAGTcacttctcccaggtaacaagtggCAAGATAAGAGGAGATGGCCTCAAGTTGTACCAGGtgaggtttagattggacagtaggaataatttcttcatcaAAAGCATTTTCAGGCATTgaaatgggctgcccagggaaaggtTGGCAcatcatccctggaggtatttaaaagacctttaaatatcttttaaatgTAGGTGTGGCACTGAGGGACTTGGTAGGCCAGGGTTAACAGCTGTACTTGATGATCTTTAGGGTTGTTacaacctaaatgattctatgattgtaTTCTTGATATTCTTAATGGAAATAGAAGTGCACAAGTACTGGAAGatgacaggaaaacaaaaacattcatAGAAACTCAGCCAGTTTGAGCTGAcatacagttttaaaaatagttatGTATGGATATGTGTCAATGCTTCCTCTTTCTCCCACCaattctttttgcctttttcctcttccacaATGTGACACAGTAGGTAGAAGCAGAATTCTGAATTGCAAAATTTGGCTTTGGAATCAAGCTGGTTGATTTGTTGATTtgattgtttggtttttttttttcctagagcgCAATGCAAAAGTGTGAAGGCAAAAATATGCTATTCTACTGAGCAGCAAAATATATTGATTTCAGTGCAGTTTGTGTCAAGAGATAAACAAACACTAACTAGCTTTTACACCCAGAAGCTTTAAAACTATGATGCAAGTCTGAAATATTAATGGAGGAATGCTGTTGCCTCAAGCAAGTGGCACAGGTACTTGAATCTCTGCCTTTCATAACTCAGGGACAAGTTCTTCAAAATATCCAAAATatgtcttttctttccccagacTGGTTCTACAATAGAGTTACTActgatttaattaaatattcagGACTTGGGTTATACCCAGAAATTTATATTTTGTGAAGATACAATTCTTCTGCAGTctccagaaaaaataaaatggtgaGTGGAATCTTATTGAATATAAGAGCACATATAGTTGCCTAccattttcatgtgttttgtctctttttaaGGATTTGGTTATCCATATATTTTTAACCTGACAGGAATGAAGattaaagtgctttttttttttggtatttttcagTGCCTCACAAACACAGTAGTTCTTACTAGAGATGCTGTACTACACCAGATTGTTATAAAACTTATCAAAGCTGCAGGCATGGGGATAAAATTCCCAGGAGCCTTTTCCTGGCATTTTCAACAAATGTGACAATGTTTAGCACTTTCAGCGGCTAGAAAACATTAAATGGCatttttcagaaactgctgaGGCAATTTATTTAGTGTTGTGGTGAAGTTCCAGGAGCCAACACATGAAAAAACCCGGCATGTGTTCTCTTGCTGTACTATTGTaagtctccttttgctgccTTACTTGTTCAAAATCTCCCCCCCATCTAACAAAGACGGTTTGATTCTGTTTTCCCTGAGTCAGTGCAAATCCAAGATAAGTCTCTTAAAGCTACTGAGAAACCAATGCAGTGGAAATGAAAGCAATCAAACATAAGACTGTAAAACAGTATGAAGCTTCTAAGATGAGGCCATTTTGATTATAGTTATTTATTATAGAGAGCACTCTAAGCAAGCACATCAAGAAAAAATTAACCCCACCTtgtgcaggggaagggctgaTCTGCAGGgatctgtgctgagctgctcagggacagaTGCACAAAGCCCTCTGGAtggctgcagaggaaggagcaCAAGCACACAGATGAGAGCTCTGTCCTAAGCTGTTTGCTCAGGAGCAGTTTAAGCAGATGCTGGATCAAAAGGGCAGAAAAAGCTGGGCTGGACAAGCCACCTTGGTTAGAACTCACACATGAGCAGAgtggcagcagcaatgcaggACAATATTCTCTGGCATTACTGCACAATGCCTCTGGGCTATGAAAATCCCCTCCTGCAGGATAGGCATCATTTATCTCATGGgcatgcagcagagcagtgcccatAATTCAGGGTAACAGCTCTGTGTTGCtcaccctgccccagccctttAACCTTCACACATTAATCTTTCTACATCAGGATCTTGCTCGAATCCCTTGGTTTGCCTTTCCTCAGCCCCTCACTGCAGAGATGTTTCTTCACACCCTCACTAACAGGTACAGCTCCTTTTGGTGAAGGTAACCAATGAGCACCATCTGCCTCGAGGAATAAATAGCCAAGATATTTTTTACAGCAATATCTAGGCACTGTCCTCCCATCACACCCATCCTTTTCCTCTGCCTACCCACCCATCCACCCACCCCCACATCCATCCTCAGGAACATGTTTTTGCAGAAAATACTCTGGCTCAGAGGCAACTCCATTCTAAGAAATGGAATTGGCAGGTAATAAATAGACCTGCACTAGTTTCTTTCACAGAAACACTCAGGGGCTAAGGCTTTTAAATGTGAACACAGGTTATTATGAGCGCACAGCTATCTTGGAGCCTCTATTATCATGCACCTTTCACTGTGTGTTTCACTgagtgtattaaaaaaaaaaaaaaacaacaccaaaaagcCCCTCTTTCAGTAgggtaaagaaagaaaatcaagaaacTGCCAGGACAAAATTGACACTGTATAATGCAAACTCTGTGCGCTGGCTTAGCCGGGGTTCCTACAGCAAGTGAGTTGCTTAGGAACAATAATAAGATGTAGCCCCCCAATCATCCCCTCCAAATATGCAAGAGAGGCCCAGTCTTCCTCCAGAAGCATAGCAGAGAAATATTTATGCCCTCCCTTGAGTCTCACTCTCATCCTTACCTAGGATGGGCTTTCATCTGGTGAACACAGGACAAGTTAttccccagtcctgctgggaACCCCTCCACAAACAAATGCTATCAAAGTCAGCAAGATCTGAAGAAATCCACAGGAATGGGGAAACTAAGCACAAATACAAATAATGGCTCTCCAAATCCTCTGCTCCTACACCTGCTACAAACACCTTGGCCCACCTGTGGGGcaggctgcaggaagggctCTCTTACCCCAACAAAGCGATGGAGTCACCTTGCCTGACCTGTGTCTGTGGTGGCAGAGGCTGGGTGACCCCTGGGCTGGATTTATGACACACAGGGGTTCTTTTACTGccacctttttcttttgcatgCTGCCTCCTCAAACCTCGGTCTCAAGGAGGAAGATGGGAATGAAGGCTTTTCACAGACAGATGAAGAAGAAATGCCATGAGCTCCTTCTCACACAAGGGTTCTGGGAGATCACCCTCATCTGAATCTCTCTGTTGTACCTCACAGCTCATCAGAGGTACCCCAACTCTTACCCTGTGAGCCCAGTGCTAATCAATTACTctcaaaacagcattttttcctccttctgttGATGAGGTCCCTCGAGTTCTGTAACCTCTGCAATTTCTTTGCTGATGTGCTCAAATTAATAATTCATTctgaattctgatttttttttttt from Ammospiza nelsoni isolate bAmmNel1 chromosome 4, bAmmNel1.pri, whole genome shotgun sequence includes the following:
- the LOC132072686 gene encoding G-protein coupled receptor 26-like, whose amino-acid sequence is MDLAGVLLALLLVLVLVVSLLSNLLVLLCFVYSTEIRKQVAGVFLVNLSFCNLLLTVLNMPFTLLGILRNQQPLGGCVCKAVGFLETFLTSNTMLSMAALSIDKWIAVVFPLSYTSKMRYKDAVILMGYSWLHSLTFPLVSLFYSWVDYNSVYASCTLHLKEETERRRFTVFTIVFHSTSFMLSLVILCFTYLKVLKVARFHCKRIDIITMQTLVLLVDIHPSVKQRCLNEQKRRRQRATKKISIFIGSFVICFGPYIITRLIELIPFVTINYYWGIISKCLTYSKAASDPFVYSLLRQQYKKVLINIVNRILKRDLYPSSGYNSSLDTENDYCLHRAN